Part of the Sinorhizobium sp. BG8 genome, GCAGGTCCTCGGCGATGTGCCAGCCGGGCCTGTTGAACAGCATGCGCAACGCCACGGCAAAGGCGATCACCGCGAAGATCAACCGGAGCTCCCGGCTGGAGGCGGACGCAGCGATCACGGAGGCGAGGATGGCGCCGAGCGGAACCGCCACGATCCAGCCCCTCAGAAGCGTCATGTCGACGGCCGCCCGTTTGCGATGGGCAAGGAAGGAGCGCAGCGACGTCGGCACGATGATGGCGAGGGAGGAACCGACCGAGAGGTGCATCCGCACCGCCTCTGGCACGTCGAGGTAGCCGAACACCTGGTAGAAGATCGGCACGAGGATCGCCCCGCCGCCAATTCCGAAGATGCCCGCCAGCAGCCCCGAGACGACGCCTGCGGCAAGGAGGGCGAAAGTGAAAACGGCAAGATCGATGACGGGCGGCATGCGGTCTCCTGGCAGGCGGCGGCCGAATCGGCATGCAACCGGAAGGATCGGTTTTCCCCTTCAACTGTCATGAAACCGTGATGCTTTTCAATCAATCTCTCCGCGAGGCGAGGAGAATGCCGCCGCCGCCCTGCCCCACCCAGGCGTCTCCTCATCCGCGGATACGCGGATATCGCCTCTGCTTCGCCAATGTCCGGGCGAAGGCTGACGGATGATCCGTCCACCGCACGCTTCCCGCCCCGGGAAGCTGTCGCATGCCCTCCACGCCCCAGTGGAGGGTTCAGAGAATGCCTATTGAGTGAATACGCGCGGCAACATACCCCTTCGCCGCAAACACCTCGACCGGCCTCGCGCCGGTCTTTTTTTGGCGACCGGCCGCTGCCCTACAGCGAGCAGTGCCTGCGACCGGACTTGCGCGACCGGAGGTCGAAGTGGAAGTGGTCGCCGTGATAGCGGTCGCCGGGACCGAGCACGGTGTTGAAGTATTTGCAGCTGTCGCTGCGCACCGCCTTCAGCAGCCCCTTCTCGCGGAAGGCGAAGAAGCTCTTCTTGCGCACGTCGATTTCCTTGCCGGTCTTCAGCGTGATGCTGCCGAGGTCGATCGCGTTGCCGCGCGCATGCTCCGACATCGGATTGCCGGGCTGGGAATTCATCGTCCGGCACGAATAGGACGACATCTGGTGGATCGACTTGATGCCGGAGAGGTAGCGCATCCGCGCGGCCGGCACGAGTTCGTTCCTGACCCACTGCGCGAACGCTTCGGTGATCTGGCAGTTGACCGTTGCCGCCGGCTTGATCTGGATCCCGCCGGAAAGCCCCGAGACCTCGATCGGATGGTCGATCCCGCAGGAACGTCCCTTCGAGATCGGCGGGACGTCGCGGAACTGAACGCCGAGCCGCTGCAGCCGCTGGCGGCAGGATTTCTCTGATGCCGACATGCCCCCCATGGTTTCGGGTACCGACATGGGGTTGCTGAGCCGTGGCAGGAAGGCGACCTGCTGCTCCTGCGCGGGTGCGGCCATGCTGCCCTTGCGCGGCACGACGATGCGGCCGGCATCCTCGCCGGAAAGCCCCATCTCCTCGCCGGCTTCGGGCATGGGAACGCTCACGGGTTCTCCCACCTGCTGCGGGTTGTCTGTCCCGATCCCGTCCACCGTGACCGCCGTCGCATTGCCCTCGGCAATCTCCTCCGCCTGTGCCTGCGCCAGCCCCTGGACCGGCTCGACGCCGAGCGCCGCGTCCATGTTGACGCCGTTTTCCGGAATTTCGAGGCTGCCTGCATCCATCGAAGCCTGCTGCGTGCGCCCCAGCGCCTCGTCGCTGTCGATCCGCGGCAGCTGTCCGCCACCTGCCGACGCCTGCGCACCCGCATTCCCGATCGGCTGCATGCCGTCATCTGAAGGCATTTCTGCCAGGCCGGACGTTCCGAGGGAACCGGCGTTCCGCCGCGCGGAGGCAACGGGCGTCCCGGCGCTCGGATAGGCCGACGCATCGTTCGACATCTGCACCTGAGCGGCGGGCGTAATCGCGTTCACGGTGTTCTGCCCGTCGATCTCGTCGGGCGGCACCAGTCCGCCGGCGGTGCAGGCGGCGAGCATCGTCGCGCTCATGAAAAGCCCGATCGGCCTGCGAAGGGAAGTAACTAACGCCATACCAACCGTCCCTTTCGCTCCGCGACCATCCGTGCCGTGTACCCCATTGCGGGATTGCGCGGCCTTGTCCTCCGCGATGGTGAAGCCGCGATGTGTCCGCTTCGGGTCCGCACGCGCCGGGCGCGTGGTCGCAAGGCTACGCGCTTGCAAGACAATGAAAATTTACCGCAACAGGGTAAATGAAGGGTTTCGCCGCGATCCCCGCTTTCGGGGCTGCAGCCAATTCCTGATGCCGTGGCGCGCCGTCCCGCCTTCTTCCTGCCAACAAAAAACCCGGCGCTGGCGGCGCCGGGTGAGGCAGGAATATCCGGCGATTATGGTGTCATGCCGCGCGGCGCATGGAGCTCTGGCTTCGCGTCCGGTTCAGCCGGAAGTTCTGCAGGAGCGTCTTGAGCTGGTTGCTTTCCTGGGTCAGCGTCTGTCCGGCGGCGTTGGTCTCTTCCACCATGGCCGCGTTCTGCTGCGTCATCTGGTCCATCTGGTTGACGGCGGTGTTGATCTCCTGCAGGCCGACCGCCTGTTCGCGGGCCGCCGTGGCGATCGAGTTCACCTGGTCGTTCACCTTGTTGACCAGCACCTCGATCTCGCTCAGCGCATCGCCCGTCGAACGCACGAGCGACACGCCGGTGTTCACCTCGATCGCCGAGTTGCTGATCAGCCCCTTGATCTCCTTGGCTGCGTTGGCTGAACGCTGGGCGAGCTCGCGGACTTCCTGTGCGACCACCGCGAAGCCGCGACCCGCCTCGCCCGCACGGGCGGCCTCCACGCCCGCGTTGAGGGCGAGCAGGTTGGTCTGGAAGGCGATTTCGTCGATCACCCCGATGATCTGGCTGATGCGGTTCGATGCCTCCTCGATCCGGCTCATCGCCGAAACCGCGTCGCGCACGATCGCGCCGGACTTGCCCGCGCTGTCCTTGGTCACCGCGACCATGCGGCTCGCCTCGGCGGCGCGCTCGGAGGCGCTGCGCACGGTGGCCGTGATCTCGTCCAGCGCCGCCGCCGTCTCCTCCAGGGAGGCCGCCTGCTGCTCAGTGCGGTGCGAGAGGTTGTTCGCGGCCTCGGCAATGCCGCCGGCGCTGCCGTGCACGATCTCGGTCGAATGCGCGATCGCGTCGATGACGCTGCTCAACGATGCGACTGCGCGATTGAAGTCGTCGCGAAGCTTGGCATATTCAGGCGCGATCGTGTCGATCGAAGCCGTAAGATCCCCGCCGGCAAGGCGCTCCAGCGCTTCGCCGATGGTGTGCATGGCATTCGCCTGGCTGTCGCTGACGGCCTGCTGGCGGCGCTCGCCATCGAGCCGCTGCGCATCGAGCCGGGCCTGCTGCTCGCCCTCGCGCAGCCTTAGTGCAGTGCGCTCGCGCACCGAGTCCTTCAACACGGACACGACCTGTGCCATCTCGCCGATCTCGTCGCGGCGGTCGGTCTCCGGTACCTCTCCCGAGACGTCTTCCTCCGAGATCGCCCGCATGGTGTTCTTCAGGCGGTTGATCGGCAGCACCACGCTGCGCACGATGGCATAGGCGAGCAGGATGATGGCGACGGCGCCGATGGCGAGGATCAGCCCGGCCTGGATCGCATTCGCACGGAAGAGCGCTGACAGATCGTCCGCATAGACGCCGGTGCCCACGACCCAGCCCCAGGGAGCGAACCCGGCCACGTGCGAGTATTTCAGCACCGGCTCCTCGAAGCCCGGCTTCGGCCAGTAGTAGTCGACGAAGCCGTTGCCTTCGGCCTTCGCCACGCGGGCGAATTCCTGGAAGATGTGCTTGCCGGTCGGGTCTTTCATGCCCGACTGGTCCTTGCCGTCCATCTCGGGCTTCAGCGGATGCATGATCACGCGGGCGTCGAAGTCGTTGATCCAGAAATAGCCGTTACCCTCGTAGCGCAGGGCGCGAACGGCATTCATCGCGCGGGCCTGGGCCTCTTCGCGGGTGAGTTCCCCCTTCGCCTCGAGGCCTTGGTAGTAGGCGAACATGGCGACGAGGTTTTCGTCCATCGCCCGAAGCTTGGCCTTGCGTTCGGCCACCATCGCATCCTGGTGTTGATAGAGCGAGAAGGCGAGCGCACCGGCGAACACCGCCAGCGCAAGCCCAACGAGCAGATAAAGACGGGTCGAGATTCTCAGACTTTTCACAACGAACTCCAGCACAGCTGGGCGGGCGCCCACTCAACTGACGATCGTCAGGAAATTCCGTTAAATTCCACTAAATTTGCATCTATTAAAATTGCAGACGGCGGCCGCTCGGCGAAAATATTCGGCGTTGTGGAGCAAGTGCCACAAGAGATGCCGATGAAGGCTGAAACTATCTCCCGGGAGTGACGGCAAGATGGACGAACAGCGGCTCG contains:
- a CDS encoding methyl-accepting chemotaxis protein, which translates into the protein MKSLRISTRLYLLVGLALAVFAGALAFSLYQHQDAMVAERKAKLRAMDENLVAMFAYYQGLEAKGELTREEAQARAMNAVRALRYEGNGYFWINDFDARVIMHPLKPEMDGKDQSGMKDPTGKHIFQEFARVAKAEGNGFVDYYWPKPGFEEPVLKYSHVAGFAPWGWVVGTGVYADDLSALFRANAIQAGLILAIGAVAIILLAYAIVRSVVLPINRLKNTMRAISEEDVSGEVPETDRRDEIGEMAQVVSVLKDSVRERTALRLREGEQQARLDAQRLDGERRQQAVSDSQANAMHTIGEALERLAGGDLTASIDTIAPEYAKLRDDFNRAVASLSSVIDAIAHSTEIVHGSAGGIAEAANNLSHRTEQQAASLEETAAALDEITATVRSASERAAEASRMVAVTKDSAGKSGAIVRDAVSAMSRIEEASNRISQIIGVIDEIAFQTNLLALNAGVEAARAGEAGRGFAVVAQEVRELAQRSANAAKEIKGLISNSAIEVNTGVSLVRSTGDALSEIEVLVNKVNDQVNSIATAAREQAVGLQEINTAVNQMDQMTQQNAAMVEETNAAGQTLTQESNQLKTLLQNFRLNRTRSQSSMRRAA
- a CDS encoding extensin family protein; this encodes MALVTSLRRPIGLFMSATMLAACTAGGLVPPDEIDGQNTVNAITPAAQVQMSNDASAYPSAGTPVASARRNAGSLGTSGLAEMPSDDGMQPIGNAGAQASAGGGQLPRIDSDEALGRTQQASMDAGSLEIPENGVNMDAALGVEPVQGLAQAQAEEIAEGNATAVTVDGIGTDNPQQVGEPVSVPMPEAGEEMGLSGEDAGRIVVPRKGSMAAPAQEQQVAFLPRLSNPMSVPETMGGMSASEKSCRQRLQRLGVQFRDVPPISKGRSCGIDHPIEVSGLSGGIQIKPAATVNCQITEAFAQWVRNELVPAARMRYLSGIKSIHQMSSYSCRTMNSQPGNPMSEHARGNAIDLGSITLKTGKEIDVRKKSFFAFREKGLLKAVRSDSCKYFNTVLGPGDRYHGDHFHFDLRSRKSGRRHCSL
- a CDS encoding sulfite exporter TauE/SafE family protein, with the translated sequence MPPVIDLAVFTFALLAAGVVSGLLAGIFGIGGGAILVPIFYQVFGYLDVPEAVRMHLSVGSSLAIIVPTSLRSFLAHRKRAAVDMTLLRGWIVAVPLGAILASVIAASASSRELRLIFAVIAFAVALRMLFNRPGWHIAEDLPRNPWKWLVGVLIGVLSGLMGIGGGVLNNTFMSLFGRPMHQAVATSAGVGVLISIPGLFGYAFAGWGEAGLPPFSTGFINWIAVLLIIPVTWFVTPYGVRIAHAMTKRQLEIGFGVFLIFVSARFLYSIFG